Proteins from one Chroococcidiopsis sp. CCMEE 29 genomic window:
- a CDS encoding aldehyde oxygenase (deformylating), with protein MQQLAATSELDFHSDTYKDAYSRINAIVIEGEQEAHENYIRLAELLPEHKDDLIRLSKMESRHKKGFEACGRNLQVTPDMQFAREFFAELHQNFQHAAAEGQVTTCLLIQSLIIECFAIAAYNIYIPVADDFARKITEGVVKDEYSHLNFGEVWLKDHFKEVKDELEQANRQNLPIVWKMLNQVEEDARTLAMEKEALVEDFMIQYGEALSNIGFSPRDLMRLSAYGLTAA; from the coding sequence ATGCAGCAGCTTGCTGCCACCTCCGAATTGGATTTCCACAGCGACACCTACAAGGATGCCTATAGTCGTATCAACGCGATTGTAATTGAAGGGGAACAAGAAGCCCATGAAAATTACATCCGCCTAGCTGAACTACTGCCGGAACACAAGGATGACCTGATTCGCTTATCCAAAATGGAGAGTCGCCACAAGAAAGGGTTTGAAGCCTGTGGTCGTAACCTTCAGGTCACACCGGATATGCAATTCGCACGAGAGTTCTTTGCCGAATTACACCAGAATTTCCAACATGCAGCTGCTGAAGGGCAGGTGACCACTTGCTTGCTGATTCAGTCGCTGATTATAGAATGCTTTGCGATCGCTGCTTACAACATTTACATTCCTGTCGCTGATGACTTTGCTAGGAAAATTACTGAAGGCGTAGTCAAAGACGAATACAGTCATCTCAACTTTGGCGAAGTCTGGCTGAAAGACCACTTTAAAGAAGTTAAAGACGAACTAGAGCAAGCCAATCGCCAGAATCTCCCGATAGTCTGGAAGATGCTCAATCAAGTGGAGGAAGATGCCCGCACCCTGGCAATGGAAAAAGAAGCTTTGGTTGAAGACTTCATGATCCAGTACGGCGAAGCCCTTAGCAATATCGGCTTCAGCCCCCGCGATCTTATGCGTCTGTCAGCTTACGGACTGACAGCTGCCTGA